From one Planktothrix agardhii NIES-204 genomic stretch:
- the proB gene encoding glutamate 5-kinase, with amino-acid sequence MSQTIVVKIGTSSLTQSATGHLALSTLATLVETLTRLQKQGYRVVLVSSGAVGVGCDRLGLTERPRTIALKQAVAAVGQGRLMRVYDDLFSTLKQPIAQVLLTRGDLVQRNGYVNVYNTFQQLLKLGVIPIVNENDTVSVDELKFGDNDTLSALVASLVEADWLFLLTDVDRLYSADPRENPDAQPISLVTNMEQLEQFQVKTGDSRSGWGTGGMITKIEAARIATGSGVRTVITEGKFPQNLEKILQGTELIGTQFEPQNRPVNARKHWIANVLVPTGKIYLDAGAIRAISHGGKSLLAAGITQVEGEFNLQDSVQICNLDGQEIARGLVNYSQGELQKIKGLHSDKIPEILGYDGADTVIHRDNLVVSSPLSIT; translated from the coding sequence CTTTAACCCGACTACAAAAGCAGGGTTATCGAGTGGTTTTAGTGTCTTCGGGTGCGGTAGGAGTGGGATGCGATCGCTTAGGATTAACCGAACGTCCCCGCACCATTGCTTTAAAACAGGCCGTAGCCGCCGTCGGTCAAGGTCGTTTGATGCGGGTTTATGATGATTTATTTAGTACCTTAAAACAACCCATTGCTCAAGTTTTACTCACCAGGGGAGACTTAGTACAACGCAATGGTTATGTGAATGTTTATAATACGTTTCAACAACTTTTAAAATTAGGAGTAATTCCGATTGTTAATGAAAATGATACTGTTTCTGTCGATGAACTAAAATTCGGGGATAATGATACGCTTTCGGCTTTAGTTGCTAGTTTAGTGGAAGCGGATTGGTTATTTTTATTAACCGATGTAGATCGATTATATTCGGCCGATCCCCGTGAGAATCCCGATGCTCAACCGATTAGTTTAGTGACTAATATGGAACAATTAGAACAATTCCAAGTTAAAACGGGAGATTCTCGCAGTGGTTGGGGAACCGGAGGGATGATTACTAAAATTGAAGCCGCCAGAATTGCCACGGGGTCAGGGGTGAGAACAGTGATAACAGAGGGGAAATTCCCCCAAAATTTAGAAAAAATTCTGCAAGGGACGGAACTCATTGGCACGCAATTTGAACCCCAGAATAGACCCGTTAATGCTCGAAAACATTGGATTGCAAATGTATTAGTTCCTACGGGAAAAATATATTTAGATGCCGGGGCAATTCGAGCAATTTCTCACGGAGGAAAATCTCTATTGGCGGCGGGAATTACTCAAGTTGAAGGTGAATTTAATCTTCAGGATTCTGTCCAAATTTGTAATTTAGATGGACAGGAAATTGCTAGGGGATTAGTGAATTATAGTCAGGGAGAATTGCAAAAAATAAAAGGTTTACATTCGGATAAAATCCCTGAAATTTTGGGTTATGACGGAGCAGATACGGTAATTCATCGTGATAATTTAGTCGTATCATCTCCATTATCTATAACTTAA